A region from the Triticum aestivum cultivar Chinese Spring chromosome 3D, IWGSC CS RefSeq v2.1, whole genome shotgun sequence genome encodes:
- the LOC123080888 gene encoding cationic peroxidase SPC4: protein MASSPSPSAARALLVLAAAALVLSSVSAAAGSPPLAKGLSFDFYSAKCPQAEAIVFSFLKDAVRKDVGLAAALLRIHFHDCFVQGCDGSVLLDKTNGVDSEKVSPPNVTLRPSAFKAINAIRALLQRACGGPVVSCADIAALAARDSVHLAGGPRYAVPLGRRDGLAPASLDTILGALPPPTSKVPVLLSFLAKIGLDADDLVALSGAHTLGIAHCGSFEERLFPKEDPTMNKWFAGHLKLTCPRLKVDNSTANDIRTPDVFDNKYYVDLLNRQGLFTSDQDLHTDAGTKPVVTRFAVDQGAFFDQFVKSMVKMGQINVLTGNQGQIRSDCSLPNAARSSAGDELPWSVVEAAESFVL, encoded by the coding sequence atggcttcttctccctctccgtCGGCTGCTCGTGCCCTGCTCGTCCTCGCCGCAGCAGCTCTGGTGCTGAGCTCTGTGTCAGCCGCGGCTGGCTCGCCGCCGCTTGCCAAGGGCCTGTCGTTCGACTTCTACAGCGCCAAGTGCCCGCAGGCGGAGGCCatcgtcttctccttcctcaaggaCGCCGTCCGCAAGGACGTCGGCCTCGCCGCGGCGCTCCTCCGCATccacttccacgactgcttcgtgCAGGGCTGCGACGGCTCCGTGCTCCTCGACAAGACCAACGGCGTCGACAGCGAGAAGGTGTCTCCTCCGAACGTCACGCTCCGTCCGTCCGCGTTCAAGGCCATCAACGCCATCCGCGCGCTCCTCCAGAGGGCGTGCGGCGGGCCCGTGGTCTCCTGCGCCGACATcgccgcgctcgccgcccgcgACTCCGTCCACCTGGCCGGCGGGCCGAGGTACGCCGTCCCGCTCGGCCGCCGCGACGGGCTCGCCCCCGCGTCCCTGGACACCATCTTGGGCGCGCTCCCGCCGCCGACCTCCAAGGTCCCCGTGCTCCTCAGCTTCCTGGCCAAGATCGGCCTCGACGCCGACGACCTGGTGGCGCTGTCCGGCGCGCACACGCTGGGGATCGCGCACTGCGGCTCCTTCGAGGAGCGGCTGTTCCCCAAGGAGGACCCCACCATGAACAAGTGGTTCGCCGGCCACCTCAAGCTCACCTGCCCGCGGCTCAAGGTGGACAACTCCACCGCCAACGACATCCGCACGCCGGACGTGTTCGACAACAAGTACTACGTGGACCTGCTCAACCGGCAGGGCCTCTTCACCTCCGACCAGGACCTGCACACCGACGCCGGGACAAAGCCCGTGGTCACCAGGTTCGCCGTCGACCAGGGCGCCTTCTTCGACCAGTTCGTCAAGTCCATGGTGAAGATGGGGCAGATCAACGTGCTCACCGGCAACCAGGGTCAGATCCGCTCGGACTGCTCCCTGCCCAACGCCGCCCGCAgcagcgccggcgacgagctgccCTGGTCTGTCGTCGAGGCCGCCGAGAGCTTCGTGTTGTAG